One Mugil cephalus isolate CIBA_MC_2020 chromosome 8, CIBA_Mcephalus_1.1, whole genome shotgun sequence genomic window carries:
- the ptrh1 gene encoding probable peptidyl-tRNA hydrolase → MTVCRKICRAVLQFFKKLLNLITMRRLLMRVLNRVLLSDTFAPTMGVEAEIHTQGRRKLVVGLGNPGMEDTRHSVGMAVLGALAARLGLADRWRGDKNVSGEVILSELPHTHVVLLRPKLLMNVNGVSVAKAAGKYGIKPEDILLVHDELDKPLGKIAMKHGGSARGHNGVRSCVDCLQTDVMPRLRVGIGRPSGKTPVDRHVLSRFTSEEQKVLDSVVVQSVDLLLSQLSQQDTQSPSSPKGGRQAALKRKEREPSASPDIGGETSSQNHINLIVDSENGFSQIC, encoded by the exons ATGACAGTCTGCCGTAAAATCTGTCGCGCTGTTTTGCAATTTTTCAAGAAGCTGTTGAACTTAATCACAATGCGACGACTTTTGATGAGAGTCCTAAACCGAGTTCTGCTGAGCGATACGTTTGCACCAACAATGGGCGTCGAAgcagagatacacacacaagGCCGCCGAAAACTG gtGGTGGGGCTCGGTAACCCAGGGATGGAGGATACCAGACACAGCGTCGGCATGGCGGTGCTTGGTGCGCTGGCCGCCCGGCTGGGTTTGGCGGACCGTTGGCGTGGCGACAAGAATGTGTCGGGTGAGGTCATCTTGTCCGAGCTGCCGCACACGCATGTGGTGCTGCTCCGTCCCAAGCTGCTCATGAATGTCAACGGAGTATCAGTGGCCAAAGCAG CTGGTAAATATGGCATCAAGCCTGAAGACATCCTGCTGGTCCATGATGAACTAGACAAGCCTCTGGGGAAAATCGCTATGAAGCATGGAGGGAGCGCCAG AGGCCACAATGGAGTCCGCTCCTGTGTCGATTGTCTCCAGACTGAT GTGATGCCCAGACTTCGGGTCGGTATTGGCCGGCCGTCAGGGAAAACGCCGGTGGACCGCCACGTTCTGAGCCGGTTTACCTCTGAAGAACAGAAGGTTCTGGACTCTGTTGTGGTCCAGAGTGTggacctcctcctctcccagctcTCCCAGCAGGACACCCAGTCCCCCTCCTCACCAAAAGGGGGCAGACAAGCAGCactgaagaggaaggagagggaaccCTCAGCCTCTCCAG ATATTGGCGGTGAAACCAGCAGCCAGAATCACATCAACCTGATTGTTGATTCTGAAAATGGTTTCAGTCAGATTTGCTGA